One Endozoicomonas gorgoniicola DNA window includes the following coding sequences:
- the mltB gene encoding lytic murein transglycosylase B: MVIFSKNKILALTAGCLISTVMMAASVPEGEQKASGEQSPSEQKASYASTRPEVEAFIKDLVKNEQFSRKEVEALLGKAQKSERVLELISRPAEKRLEWKDYRKIFMTDQRVNEGVDFWLAHAETLAEAEKEYGVPAPIIVAIIGVETYYGRLTGGFKVLDALSTLSFDYPPRSTFFTRQLKEFLILVREQKLDPHELTGSYAGAMGIPQFMPSSYRAYAVDFTGDGQSNIWKQEEDAIGSVANYLKENGWRAGKPIASKAKVQGTKYEQAIGKTVRPAKTLKQLETAGWKPVSVLPSATKAVAMSFEGEKGTEYWLGMENFRVITTYNRSKLYAMAVHQLAKEVNTGYKTTVQKKKTEPTVANKS, translated from the coding sequence ATGGTCATTTTTTCCAAAAACAAAATACTGGCACTGACCGCAGGCTGTCTGATCTCAACGGTGATGATGGCTGCTTCTGTACCTGAAGGCGAACAAAAGGCTTCCGGCGAGCAGAGCCCCAGCGAACAGAAAGCCTCTTATGCTTCAACCAGACCGGAGGTTGAAGCGTTTATTAAAGACCTGGTCAAGAACGAACAGTTTTCCAGAAAAGAAGTGGAAGCCTTACTGGGTAAGGCTCAGAAGTCTGAAAGGGTGCTTGAGCTGATCAGTCGTCCAGCTGAAAAAAGGCTGGAATGGAAAGATTACCGCAAGATTTTCATGACCGACCAGCGTGTGAATGAGGGCGTCGATTTCTGGCTGGCTCATGCAGAAACACTGGCAGAGGCTGAAAAAGAGTACGGTGTTCCAGCGCCGATTATTGTCGCTATTATTGGTGTAGAAACTTACTATGGTCGCCTGACTGGTGGTTTTAAAGTACTGGATGCCCTGTCCACACTGAGTTTTGACTACCCACCACGCAGCACCTTTTTTACCCGGCAGTTGAAAGAGTTCCTGATTCTGGTTCGTGAGCAGAAGCTTGACCCCCATGAGCTGACCGGCTCTTATGCGGGTGCCATGGGCATTCCACAGTTTATGCCATCGAGCTACAGGGCTTATGCTGTAGACTTTACCGGTGACGGGCAGTCTAATATCTGGAAACAGGAAGAGGACGCCATTGGCAGTGTTGCCAATTACCTTAAAGAGAATGGCTGGAGAGCGGGTAAACCCATTGCCAGTAAAGCGAAGGTTCAGGGTACAAAATATGAGCAGGCCATTGGTAAAACGGTGAGACCGGCTAAAACCCTGAAGCAGCTGGAAACTGCCGGCTGGAAGCCTGTGAGCGTGCTGCCATCTGCGACCAAAGCGGTTGCCATGTCGTTCGAAGGTGAGAAAGGAACTGAATACTGGCTGGGAATGGAGAATTTCCGGGTCATAACCACGTATAATCGCAGTAAGCTTTATGCGATGGCGGTTCACCAGTTGGCAAAAGAAGTCAATACTGGCTATAAGACGACCGTACAAAAGAAAAAAACAGAACCCACAGTGGCGAATAAGTCTTGA
- the lipB gene encoding lipoyl(octanoyl) transferase LipB, giving the protein MPVAEGEADIMGADAVGQVLPLNVRMLGRQAYEPVWQAMKTFTETRDETTVDELWFVEHDPVFTQGQAGKAEHVLNPGAIPVIQVDRGGQVTYHGPGQLVVYLLLDVKRLQKGPRAIVSGIEQAVINVIQAYGIEACARPEAPGVYIQGAKIAALGLRFRKQRSYHGLSFNLDMDLEPFGRINPCGYEGLEVTQLVDYVENFDKQDVADKLLLSLMEELGYCRIKETGQGLP; this is encoded by the coding sequence ATGCCAGTGGCTGAGGGGGAAGCCGACATTATGGGCGCGGACGCAGTTGGTCAGGTGTTGCCACTGAATGTCAGAATGCTTGGCAGGCAGGCTTATGAGCCTGTCTGGCAGGCGATGAAAACATTTACTGAAACCCGGGACGAAACCACCGTTGATGAACTCTGGTTTGTGGAGCATGACCCTGTGTTTACCCAGGGACAGGCAGGTAAAGCTGAGCATGTTCTGAATCCGGGAGCCATTCCGGTGATTCAGGTTGACCGGGGAGGCCAGGTGACTTACCACGGACCGGGTCAACTGGTAGTCTATCTTTTACTGGACGTTAAACGTTTACAGAAAGGTCCGAGAGCCATTGTTTCAGGGATAGAGCAGGCGGTTATCAACGTTATTCAGGCCTATGGGATTGAAGCCTGCGCCCGGCCAGAAGCTCCGGGGGTGTATATTCAGGGGGCTAAAATAGCGGCTCTGGGGCTTCGATTCCGTAAACAGCGATCTTACCATGGATTAAGTTTTAACCTTGATATGGATCTTGAACCTTTTGGTCGGATAAACCCCTGTGGCTACGAAGGGCTGGAAGTGACTCAACTGGTTGATTATGTTGAGAATTTTGACAAACAGGATGTCGCAGACAAGCTATTGCTCAGTCTTATGGAAGAACTGGGTTACTGTCGTATAAAAGAAACAGGTCAGGGATTACCCTGA
- a CDS encoding HP0495 family protein → MAEQQPQPPKIEFPSDYEIRIMGNAAPDFKDVCVEIVKKHAADYDGNCRVKPSRAGNFESVMVKIIATGEDQLRAIFEDLKATGRVKMVL, encoded by the coding sequence ATGGCTGAACAGCAACCCCAACCCCCTAAAATTGAATTTCCCAGTGACTATGAAATCCGCATTATGGGTAATGCCGCTCCGGATTTTAAAGATGTCTGTGTTGAAATTGTCAAAAAGCATGCGGCTGACTACGACGGTAACTGCCGCGTTAAACCAAGCCGTGCCGGTAACTTCGAGTCTGTGATGGTAAAAATTATCGCTACTGGTGAAGACCAGCTGCGAGCCATTTTTGAAGACCTGAAAGCAACCGGGCGGGTTAAAATGGTGCTTTGA
- the rodA gene encoding rod shape-determining protein RodA, which translates to MAEQDFVRQLNDDHGFTQTRGWSETFHIDFLLVGLLMILCCAGLLILYSASGKDMGVVIRQSLYMLVGFVGMGVIAQLSPRMLMRFSPWMYAGGVVLLLAVLFMGIQSKGAQRWIQLPFIRFQPSEIIKLIMPIVVAAYLANRPLPPSFRDIAVTLTIIGVPVILIAKQPDLGTSLLIGSSGAFVLLLAGLRKRLIFSAIMLAIPAVFVFWQFLMRDYQKQRVLTFLNPESDPWGAGWNIIQSKIAIGSGGLYGKGWLQGTQSHLDFLPESHTDFIIAVLAEEMGLVGCLMLLAIYALIIGRGFFITLKAQTLFGRLLAGSITLTFFVYIFVNIGMVSGLLPVVGVPLPFVSRGGTSLVTLMAGFGMLMSVHTHKTFHHRMR; encoded by the coding sequence ATGGCTGAACAGGATTTTGTACGACAGCTGAATGACGATCATGGGTTTACCCAGACCCGGGGCTGGTCAGAGACATTTCATATTGATTTTCTCCTGGTCGGATTGCTGATGATCCTTTGCTGTGCCGGGCTGTTGATTCTCTACAGTGCCAGCGGCAAGGATATGGGCGTGGTGATCCGGCAGTCTCTCTATATGCTGGTTGGCTTTGTAGGTATGGGGGTGATTGCCCAGTTATCTCCGAGAATGCTGATGCGGTTTTCGCCCTGGATGTATGCGGGTGGTGTTGTGCTCTTGCTGGCGGTGTTATTTATGGGTATCCAGTCAAAAGGGGCGCAGCGTTGGATTCAGTTGCCTTTTATTCGGTTCCAGCCATCTGAAATTATCAAGCTGATCATGCCGATTGTGGTGGCTGCCTATCTGGCTAACCGACCATTGCCGCCTTCCTTCAGGGATATTGCGGTCACTCTGACCATCATCGGTGTGCCTGTTATCCTGATTGCCAAGCAGCCTGACCTGGGAACTTCGCTGTTGATCGGGTCATCGGGAGCGTTTGTGTTGCTGCTGGCGGGGTTACGCAAGCGGCTGATATTTTCTGCCATTATGCTGGCGATTCCTGCCGTGTTTGTGTTCTGGCAGTTCCTGATGCGGGATTACCAGAAACAGCGGGTACTGACCTTTCTGAATCCGGAAAGTGATCCCTGGGGCGCTGGCTGGAATATAATCCAGTCTAAAATCGCCATTGGTTCCGGTGGTCTCTATGGAAAGGGCTGGTTGCAGGGAACCCAGTCACACCTGGACTTTCTGCCAGAAAGTCATACTGACTTTATTATCGCCGTACTGGCTGAAGAGATGGGGTTGGTTGGATGCCTTATGCTGCTGGCGATCTATGCGCTGATTATTGGGCGGGGTTTTTTTATTACCCTGAAAGCTCAAACGCTGTTTGGCCGGTTGCTGGCGGGTAGTATTACACTGACGTTTTTTGTTTATATCTTTGTCAATATCGGAATGGTCAGTGGCCTGCTGCCTGTAGTGGGTGTGCCTTTGCCCTTTGTTAGTCGCGGTGGCACATCTCTGGTAACACTGATGGCGGGCTTTGGTATGTTGATGTCGGTGCATACCCACAAAACCTTCCATCATCGAATGCGCTGA
- the glpT gene encoding glycerol-3-phosphate transporter — protein MIGIFKPAAHQPAMAPDQVDGNYKKLRWQIFMGIFIGYAGYYLVRKNFSLAMPFLINEMGYSRGDLGVALSAVSIAYGLSKFLMGSVSDRSNPRFFLATGLIMSSLTMFTLGFMPWATGSIAAMFILLFLNGWFQGMGWPACGRTMVHWWSKTERGGLVSVWNVAHNVGGGLIGPLFLLGMFLFSDDWHSAFYVPAAGAMLVAAFVLLVMKDTPQSCGLPSIEEYRDDYPENYDKSHEEELSAKEIFFKFVFRNKLLWYIAIANAFIYLIRYGVLDWAPTYLSEAKGFSVDKSSWAYFLYEWAGIPGTLLCGWISDKVFNGKRAPAGIVFMLLVTVAVLVYWFNPAGNPTIDMLALIAIGFLIYGPVMLIGLYALELVPKKAAGTAAGLTGLFGYLGGAVAANAMLGYTVDHFGWDGGFMLLTASCLLSTVLLAMSMKHTEQDQSAIAQPA, from the coding sequence ATGATCGGAATTTTCAAGCCAGCAGCCCATCAGCCCGCTATGGCGCCTGACCAAGTGGACGGCAACTATAAAAAACTGCGTTGGCAGATTTTCATGGGGATTTTTATCGGTTATGCCGGCTACTATCTGGTTCGAAAAAACTTTTCTCTGGCGATGCCCTTTTTGATCAATGAGATGGGTTACAGTCGTGGCGATCTTGGTGTGGCTCTGTCGGCAGTGTCTATTGCCTATGGGCTGTCCAAATTCCTGATGGGCAGCGTGTCGGATCGCTCAAATCCACGCTTTTTCCTAGCCACGGGTCTAATCATGTCATCCTTGACCATGTTTACCCTGGGCTTTATGCCATGGGCAACCGGCAGCATTGCCGCGATGTTTATCCTACTGTTTCTCAATGGCTGGTTTCAGGGCATGGGCTGGCCTGCCTGTGGCAGAACAATGGTGCACTGGTGGTCTAAAACAGAACGCGGTGGCCTTGTTTCCGTATGGAATGTTGCTCACAACGTGGGGGGAGGGCTGATTGGCCCACTATTCCTGCTGGGAATGTTTCTGTTTAGCGACGACTGGCACTCTGCTTTTTATGTCCCTGCCGCAGGGGCCATGTTGGTGGCTGCGTTTGTATTGCTGGTGATGAAAGATACACCCCAGTCTTGCGGCCTGCCTTCTATTGAAGAATACCGAGATGACTACCCGGAAAATTACGACAAGAGTCATGAAGAAGAGCTGAGCGCCAAAGAGATCTTCTTCAAGTTTGTCTTCCGCAACAAGTTGCTCTGGTATATTGCCATTGCCAACGCCTTTATCTATCTGATCCGTTACGGCGTTCTGGACTGGGCTCCAACTTATCTGTCCGAAGCCAAAGGCTTTTCCGTCGACAAGTCTTCCTGGGCTTACTTCCTGTATGAGTGGGCAGGAATTCCCGGCACGCTGCTGTGCGGCTGGATTTCAGACAAGGTGTTCAACGGCAAACGTGCACCGGCAGGCATCGTCTTTATGTTACTGGTTACCGTGGCTGTTCTGGTTTACTGGTTCAACCCGGCGGGCAACCCAACCATTGATATGTTGGCACTGATTGCCATTGGCTTCCTGATTTACGGCCCGGTGATGTTGATTGGTTTGTACGCATTGGAGCTGGTGCCCAAAAAAGCGGCTGGAACCGCAGCGGGCCTGACCGGTTTGTTTGGTTATCTTGGTGGTGCAGTCGCCGCTAATGCCATGCTCGGTTATACCGTTGACCATTTTGGTTGGGATGGCGGCTTTATGTTGCTCACTGCCAGCTGCCTGCTTTCCACGGTGTTGTTGGCAATGTCCATGAAACACACAGAACAAGACCAGTCAGCCATCGCTCAACCTGCATAA
- the lipA gene encoding lipoyl synthase, translating to MSGHTTSTGSGLIPTVQVEPAVKIESGTKFVNDHGITAIKNGIKASHHDPAPVMRKPEWLRIKAQYGTEFKKVKSTVHKHKLSTVCEEAMCPNINECWSSGTATIMLMGDVCTRACKFCAVNTGNPKGWLDKDEPEHTANSVKLMNLKYLVLTSVNRDDLEDGGARHYAEVVRRVKAENPATDVEVLTPDFMGVMADVEKVMDSGISVFAQNVETVKRLTHPVRDPRASYEQTLAVLEHAKQYRPDILTKTSLMLGLGETDEEIGETMDDLRAIGVDIITFGQYLQPTRNHLPIERYVTPEQFEQYRQWGLEKGFLEVVSGALVRSSYRAEQVLQKNNVGL from the coding sequence ATGTCGGGTCATACAACATCAACAGGCAGCGGGCTGATTCCTACAGTACAGGTTGAACCTGCAGTCAAAATAGAAAGCGGTACCAAGTTTGTTAACGATCATGGTATCACTGCCATCAAAAATGGTATTAAAGCTAGTCATCACGATCCGGCACCGGTGATGCGCAAACCGGAATGGTTACGTATCAAGGCGCAATACGGCACTGAATTTAAAAAAGTAAAAAGCACTGTTCACAAGCACAAGCTCAGCACCGTGTGTGAAGAAGCCATGTGTCCGAACATTAATGAGTGCTGGAGTTCTGGTACGGCGACCATCATGTTGATGGGCGATGTCTGTACCCGGGCCTGCAAGTTTTGTGCAGTGAATACCGGCAACCCTAAAGGCTGGCTGGATAAGGACGAGCCGGAACATACCGCCAACAGCGTTAAGCTGATGAACCTGAAATACCTGGTACTGACCTCGGTTAACCGGGATGACCTGGAAGACGGGGGCGCACGCCATTATGCGGAAGTGGTGCGCAGGGTCAAAGCTGAAAATCCGGCCACTGATGTCGAAGTGCTGACACCGGATTTTATGGGGGTGATGGCTGACGTTGAGAAAGTGATGGACAGTGGTATATCGGTCTTTGCCCAGAACGTTGAAACCGTTAAACGCCTTACCCATCCGGTTCGTGATCCACGAGCCAGCTACGAACAGACGCTTGCAGTGCTTGAACACGCCAAGCAATACCGTCCCGATATTCTTACCAAAACCAGCCTGATGCTGGGGCTGGGTGAGACCGATGAAGAAATTGGCGAAACCATGGATGACCTGCGGGCGATTGGTGTGGATATCATTACCTTCGGTCAGTACCTGCAGCCAACCAGAAACCATTTGCCGATTGAACGCTATGTCACACCGGAACAGTTTGAACAGTACCGTCAGTGGGGGCTGGAAAAAGGCTTTCTGGAGGTGGTTTCGGGTGCGCTGGTACGTTCAAGTTATCGTGCTGAGCAGGTGTTGCAGAAGAACAACGTTGGCTTGTAA
- the glpQ gene encoding glycerophosphodiester phosphodiesterase: MKKCATLAISLILASGTLQASSKVVIAHRGASGYLPEHSLAAKSAAYFMGADYIEQDVVMTRDDQLVVLHDHYLDRVTNVAKQYPERFRMENGKKRWFAIDFDLTEIQGLKMTEGFTLTSNEFSKASTKAIFPERFPIWKSSFHVHTLAEEIELIQGLNHSTGRNIGIYPEIKAPWFHRHEGKDISTAVLKTLKQYGYTSQQDKVYLQCFDPNETRRIAKELMPAMGMHLKIVQLMAETSWNETMVYKGDQAAPYNYDWMFKPGAMEQIAQYADGIGPWKPFLVDNASTKKNIVVTPMIKAAKQAGLEVHPYTFRADQGRIPTYADGFEDMLDIFLNRVGVDGVFTDFPDRAVQFIQRSGSEKNRS, encoded by the coding sequence GTGAAGAAATGTGCAACTCTCGCCATCAGTCTGATTCTGGCATCGGGTACTTTGCAAGCCAGTAGTAAAGTGGTGATCGCCCATCGTGGAGCCAGTGGTTATCTGCCGGAACACTCGTTGGCGGCAAAGTCTGCGGCTTATTTTATGGGGGCAGACTACATTGAGCAGGACGTAGTAATGACCCGTGATGACCAGTTGGTGGTGCTCCATGACCACTACCTGGATCGGGTGACCAATGTGGCTAAACAATACCCGGAGCGATTTCGGATGGAAAATGGCAAGAAGCGCTGGTTTGCCATTGACTTTGATCTGACTGAAATTCAGGGATTGAAAATGACAGAGGGCTTCACCCTGACATCCAATGAATTCTCCAAAGCCAGCACTAAAGCGATTTTTCCAGAGCGCTTCCCAATATGGAAATCCTCGTTTCATGTGCACACGCTGGCCGAAGAGATTGAACTGATTCAAGGATTAAACCATTCGACAGGACGAAATATTGGTATTTACCCGGAGATTAAGGCTCCCTGGTTCCATCGTCATGAAGGTAAGGATATTTCCACCGCTGTTCTTAAAACCCTTAAGCAGTATGGTTATACCAGTCAGCAGGATAAAGTGTATCTGCAATGCTTTGATCCTAATGAGACCAGACGGATTGCCAAAGAGCTGATGCCGGCGATGGGGATGCACTTAAAAATCGTGCAGCTCATGGCAGAAACCAGCTGGAACGAAACCATGGTGTACAAGGGGGATCAGGCTGCTCCCTACAACTACGACTGGATGTTTAAGCCTGGAGCGATGGAACAAATAGCACAATACGCCGATGGTATCGGGCCATGGAAGCCTTTTTTAGTGGATAATGCATCCACTAAAAAGAACATCGTTGTCACACCAATGATCAAAGCAGCTAAACAGGCTGGGCTGGAGGTGCATCCTTACACATTCAGAGCCGATCAGGGACGTATTCCAACCTACGCAGATGGCTTTGAAGATATGTTGGATATTTTCCTGAACCGAGTCGGTGTGGATGGGGTGTTCACTGATTTTCCGGATCGGGCAGTGCAGTTTATTCAGCGGTCTGGCAGTGAAAAAAACAGATCCTGA
- a CDS encoding D-alanyl-D-alanine carboxypeptidase family protein — MSKRKHPVRRLAGLVTMMFCLGTGIARAQASAFIPAAPKLASESYILMDADSGEILAAEKIDEPMHPASLTKMMTAYIGETEVAEGNIGRQDKVLVSEKAWRMGGSTMFIEVGDRVPVEELLKGIIIVSGNDASVALAEHIAGSEEGFAQMMNGTARKLGMVNTHYVNSSGWPAEDHYSTARDLAILSRHIIQDYPEYYSLYAQKYYQYGVNKRTGEPLRRQANRNRLLWTNPSVDGLKTGHIAATGYHLAATAHRDGRRMITVIMGADSEKQRAEEAQKLLTYGFRFFENVDIKRGGQPLESVRIWKGADDAVNVMVEKDLIVTVPRGTGKELTAVMKLDPAIEAPITRGQQLGSLKVMRGEEVVKEVPLLAQRSVERGSIFKVIWDSIVMFFSSLF; from the coding sequence ATGAGTAAAAGAAAACACCCTGTCCGGCGTCTGGCCGGGCTGGTCACGATGATGTTTTGTCTGGGGACGGGTATTGCCCGGGCTCAGGCTTCTGCATTTATTCCTGCAGCCCCGAAACTGGCCTCCGAAAGCTATATCCTGATGGATGCCGACAGTGGTGAAATCCTGGCTGCCGAAAAAATCGACGAGCCAATGCACCCGGCCAGTCTAACCAAAATGATGACGGCCTATATTGGTGAAACTGAAGTGGCTGAGGGCAATATTGGTCGTCAGGATAAGGTTCTGGTGAGCGAAAAAGCCTGGCGGATGGGTGGCTCAACCATGTTTATCGAAGTGGGTGACCGGGTTCCGGTGGAAGAGTTGCTGAAAGGTATCATCATTGTGTCCGGTAACGATGCCAGCGTGGCACTGGCTGAACACATCGCTGGTAGCGAAGAGGGTTTCGCCCAGATGATGAACGGCACGGCTCGCAAGCTTGGAATGGTGAACACTCATTATGTGAACTCTTCCGGCTGGCCAGCAGAGGACCATTACTCAACAGCCCGCGACCTGGCGATTCTGTCCAGGCACATTATTCAGGATTACCCGGAATACTATAGTCTGTATGCTCAGAAGTATTATCAGTATGGTGTGAACAAGCGTACTGGTGAACCTCTGCGTCGCCAGGCGAACCGTAACCGCCTGCTGTGGACCAACCCGAGTGTGGACGGTCTGAAAACTGGCCACATTGCGGCAACAGGCTATCATCTGGCAGCCACTGCACATCGCGACGGGCGTCGTATGATCACCGTTATCATGGGGGCTGACAGCGAGAAGCAGCGAGCAGAAGAAGCCCAGAAACTTTTGACTTATGGTTTCCGCTTCTTCGAAAACGTCGATATCAAGCGTGGCGGTCAGCCGCTGGAATCTGTTCGTATCTGGAAAGGTGCTGACGATGCAGTGAACGTCATGGTCGAGAAAGACCTGATTGTGACTGTACCTCGTGGCACAGGCAAAGAACTGACCGCAGTGATGAAACTGGACCCTGCTATCGAAGCCCCGATTACCCGTGGTCAGCAACTGGGTAGCCTGAAGGTGATGCGTGGCGAAGAAGTCGTGAAAGAAGTGCCGCTGCTGGCACAGCGTTCGGTCGAGCGTGGCAGTATCTTCAAGGTCATCTGGGATAGTATCGTAATGTTTTTTAGCAGCCTGTTTTAA
- a CDS encoding septal ring lytic transglycosylase RlpA family protein — translation MHSTTTFRQVGFAGLITLFISGCAGVSQKDGAPANPRDVGDIPDAIPVVHQGAIKNSSYMHEGVVYEPMMSANEYSEEGIASWYGTKFHGKQTANGEVYDLYGMTAAHKTLPLPSYVKVTNKTNNRSVVLRVNDRGPFVDDRIIDLSFAAAKKLGFADEGITEVLVEGIDVGAFADADIEGEHQEVFLQMAAFSNYHNAQLMRRQLSASTDTPVRIVKNDSEDEPLYKVRIGPIQTPDHMEILLDTLEAGQFDPPYLVYENVAQ, via the coding sequence ATGCATTCTACAACAACATTTAGACAGGTCGGTTTTGCCGGCCTGATCACTTTATTCATTTCAGGCTGTGCCGGGGTTTCCCAGAAAGATGGAGCGCCTGCTAACCCCAGAGATGTCGGTGATATTCCCGATGCGATTCCGGTGGTACATCAGGGAGCCATTAAAAATTCCTCATATATGCATGAGGGGGTTGTCTATGAGCCGATGATGTCAGCCAATGAATACTCAGAAGAGGGCATCGCCTCCTGGTATGGCACCAAGTTTCATGGCAAGCAGACAGCGAATGGAGAAGTCTACGACCTGTATGGAATGACGGCTGCCCATAAGACCCTGCCATTGCCGTCCTACGTGAAAGTCACCAACAAGACGAATAACCGTTCTGTGGTTTTACGGGTGAATGACCGGGGGCCGTTTGTTGATGACCGGATTATCGATCTCTCTTTTGCCGCAGCGAAAAAGCTGGGCTTTGCGGATGAAGGCATTACGGAGGTTCTGGTTGAAGGCATTGATGTTGGTGCTTTCGCAGACGCCGATATTGAAGGTGAGCATCAGGAAGTGTTTTTGCAGATGGCTGCCTTTAGCAATTACCATAATGCCCAGTTAATGCGGCGACAGTTGTCAGCGTCGACCGACACTCCGGTCAGGATTGTTAAAAACGACAGTGAAGATGAACCTCTTTACAAGGTGAGAATTGGCCCGATTCAAACCCCGGATCATATGGAAATTTTGCTGGATACACTTGAAGCCGGGCAGTTTGACCCACCGTATCTGGTTTACGAAAATGTTGCACAATAA
- a CDS encoding DUF3581 domain-containing protein, with product MFLNPYFTELDNNKFSFSRQQSSDFAKYVANDFNPIHDVEAKKFCVPGDLLFAKILTSQGLYETMDVSFNGMVGGETELLIASEGDGQLVIVDDNDKQYLSIRHGEECSRDQALIEQLIRSYVAFSGKNFPHVLVPLMKDNNVMINAARPLVMYESMSVQLDRLNLTNLTLESTDSHLEVSGKRGKVTLYFAFKDNGELVGKGKKTMLLSGLREYEQTCVDQLITTYSERKQQFAA from the coding sequence ATGTTTCTAAATCCATACTTTACCGAACTCGATAACAATAAGTTTTCTTTCAGCCGACAGCAGTCCAGCGATTTTGCTAAATACGTGGCGAATGACTTCAACCCGATACATGATGTCGAGGCAAAAAAGTTCTGCGTGCCTGGCGACCTGCTGTTTGCCAAAATCCTGACCAGTCAGGGGCTGTATGAGACGATGGACGTCAGCTTTAATGGTATGGTCGGTGGTGAAACTGAACTGTTGATTGCTTCTGAAGGTGATGGGCAGCTGGTCATTGTGGACGACAATGACAAACAGTATTTAAGTATCCGTCACGGTGAGGAGTGTTCCCGGGATCAGGCTCTGATTGAGCAACTGATTCGCAGTTATGTGGCCTTTTCCGGCAAGAACTTTCCCCATGTACTGGTGCCATTGATGAAAGACAACAATGTCATGATTAATGCCGCCCGCCCGCTGGTAATGTACGAAAGCATGTCGGTACAGCTGGATCGTCTGAACCTGACCAACCTGACCCTGGAGTCTACAGACAGTCATCTGGAAGTGTCTGGCAAACGGGGGAAGGTGACCCTGTACTTTGCTTTTAAAGACAATGGTGAGCTGGTCGGTAAAGGCAAAAAGACCATGCTGCTTTCCGGTTTGCGCGAATATGAGCAGACTTGTGTTGACCAGCTGATTACGACTTATTCAGAACGTAAACAGCAATTTGCTGCCTGA